The Streptomyces taklimakanensis nucleotide sequence AAGGAACTGACGTCCGGGCGCCGCCGGTGGACGGGTCCGTCCACCGGCGGCGCGGCACACGTTCCGGTACGTCCGCGCCGCCGCCGCCCCGTGGGTGGCGCAGATCACGGAACGGCCCCGACGCGTTTCCCGTCCGCCGCCGGCCGGCTCCCGGCCCCTGCTCGAAAAACGGTCTCCGGGCGATCCGGAACGCCCCGTCCACCACTCACCGCCCCAGAAATCCGCAGGTCACAGCGGCTGTGTGGGGAGCGTGACCGGAGCGGCGCGCCGCAAAACCGTCGCTTTCGACAAGGCGGATCATCCGGCCATGACGGGCGGCCGTTCCGGGTGCGCGGACGGCCCCCGGCCCGCCCCCGGGGGCGGCGGAACACCGGGGTCGCCCGCCAAGGTGGTGGACGTGGCCGCCGCGGTGGCCGGTACTGTTCCGCTGACGGCGGAGGTCCTCGCACCCGACGGGGCCACGCCGGGCACGCGGTCCGGGAACGGTCCGCGCGGACAGGCGACCGACGATCAGCGCGACACGGAGTGCACGGAGGGGGAAGGACCGACATGCCGACTTGCCCGAACGGCCACCAGTCGGCGGCCGAGGACTGGTGCGAGGTGTGCGGCCTGCGCATGCCCGCGACCCCGGACGCGCCCGCCGGCGCCGTCCCGCCGCCTCCGATGCCCGGTCAGGGCGGTGGCTACGGCTACCCCGGCCCGGGAGGCGACTCCCCCGGCAACGGCTACCCCGCGCCCCCTCCGCCGGCGCCGCCGTCCCAGGCCCCGGGCGGCAGCATGAGCGGTCTGAACCTGCCGCCCGGCTTCCAGCAGGGCCCGCCCTTGTCGCCGCCCGCTCCTCCGGCACCTCCGGGACCGCCCCCGCAGGCGGGACCGTCCGACTCCTTCGGCTCCGACCCGCAGCAGCACGGCCGGCACGACTACGGACAGCCGCCCCAGCACCACCAGCAGCAACACCAGCACCAGCAGCAGCCGCAGGGCTACGGCTACCCCCAGCCGCCCCAGCCTCCCGCGCCCCCGCAGCAGACGGGCGGCGGTGACGACTGGACGCTCCCGCCTCCCGGCCCGGCCCAGCCCCAGCACCACCAGCAGCAACACCAGCAGCAGCCGCAGCCGCAGGGCTACGGCTACCCCCAGCCGCCCCAGTCCCCCGCGCCCCCGCAGCAGCCCGGCCCGCAGGACTACGGCCGACCGGGGTACGGGCAGCCCGACTACGGACAACCCGACTACGGTCGGCCCGACCACGGACAGCCGCCCCAGCACCAACAGCCCCAGCACCAACAGCCCGCGACCTGGACGGTGTCGATCGGCCCGGACCGCGACTACTTCGCCGCGATGATGCGGCGCAGCGGCCCCGAGGCGGCCGGTCTCAGCATTCCCGCCTACGCGTCCGAGCAGCGGGTGCAGCTCACCGGCCCCCAGGTCACCATCGGCCGTCGTCGCCACTCCACCGGCGAGTCGCCCGACATCGACCTGGGCCGTCCGCCGGAGGATCCGGGCGTCTCGCACCAGCACGCGGTCCTGGTGGAGCAGCCCGACGGGAGCTGGTCCGTGGTCGACCAGGACTCCACCAACGGCACCACCGTCAACGGCGCCGAGGAGCCGATCCAGCCGTTCGTCCCCGTTCCGCTCCGGGAGGGCGACCGGGTGCACGTCGGCGCGTGGACCACGATCACCCTGCACCGGGGCTGACCCCGAGCCGGGCTCGACCGTCCCCGGCGGACCGGGCCGGACGCCGCCGGCCGCTTCCGGACCGCCGTGGTGGTCCCCAAGCCCGCGTCGGGTGGGGCGGGGCTCCCCCGCCCTCCCTCCGACACG carries:
- a CDS encoding FHA domain-containing protein, whose translation is MPTCPNGHQSAAEDWCEVCGLRMPATPDAPAGAVPPPPMPGQGGGYGYPGPGGDSPGNGYPAPPPPAPPSQAPGGSMSGLNLPPGFQQGPPLSPPAPPAPPGPPPQAGPSDSFGSDPQQHGRHDYGQPPQHHQQQHQHQQQPQGYGYPQPPQPPAPPQQTGGGDDWTLPPPGPAQPQHHQQQHQQQPQPQGYGYPQPPQSPAPPQQPGPQDYGRPGYGQPDYGQPDYGRPDHGQPPQHQQPQHQQPATWTVSIGPDRDYFAAMMRRSGPEAAGLSIPAYASEQRVQLTGPQVTIGRRRHSTGESPDIDLGRPPEDPGVSHQHAVLVEQPDGSWSVVDQDSTNGTTVNGAEEPIQPFVPVPLREGDRVHVGAWTTITLHRG